In the Flavobacterium sp. 90 genome, TATTATTCTGTCTGATCCAAAAGTAGGTTCAGAAGAAGCGTTAGGACGTGTATTCAATGCTTTAGCATCAGCATATGAATTCAAACACGAAGGTGAAGATGTCAAAATTATTTTTCAGGGTGCAGGTATTAGATGGCCTGAACAACTGGAAAAACCTGAACATCCGGTTCACGCTCTTTATAACGAAGTAAAAGATCATGTTCACGGTCTTTCTAAAGGTTGCGTTGCCGTATTTGGTACTGAAATTTCAGGTTATGAATTATTGAATGATAATGAAGTTCCGGGAACTCCGGGTTTGCCAAGTTTTGTTAACCTTAGAAAAGAAGGTTACGAAATTTTGATTTTCTAACTCTGTTTTAAACTGTCCTCTTATTCTTTTAGAGGACAGTTTTTAATCATGTAAAAAAATGTTAAACACATCGAAACATAGATTTTATGTGCAAAAAAAAGGAGACAAAAAGAAATACATTTCTTTCACATAGCTTACTATGTGTATTTAGATTAAGTGAAACGCCTTATTTTAGTTTATCCCGATGCTTCGGGACTATGTTTCTATGTGTTAAAAAAATATACCTTTATAAAATCAAACGTAAATGACCTTTAAATTATAAATTATGCAAAAGGAATTTCAAGATTATATGCATCAATGTTTGGATCTTGCTAAAACTGCTTTGGCAGAAGGTAATCCGCCTGTGGGTGCCATTATTGTTTTAGATAAAAAAGTAATTGGTACAGGTATCGAATCAGGAAAATCAACTGGAGACATTACCAATCATGCCGAAATAATGGCAATTAGAGACGCGTTAAAAAATGGATTTTCAGATAAACTACATTTGGCAAAAATGTACACTACACATGAACCTTGTATTATGTGTTCGTATATGATTCGCCATCACAAAATACCTGAAATCGTTTATGGTACAAGTGTTCCTTATGTTGGCGGTTTCACATCAAAATACAATGTTTTGGCAACAGAAGATGTTCCGAAATGGGGAAATAAACCAAAAGTTATCGGCGATATTTGTACAGAAGAATGCAATGCTCTTAATGCTCAATTTTTAGAATTATTAAACAAATCGTGAATCGTTATGTTATCACAATCTGTATATACGCTGGTTAATCAGCAAAATGGCAACTTATCATTCAAAGTATTTGAGTTTGATAACAGTAGTTATTTTGATCATATTCAGCGCAATAATTACTTTACGTTGATTCTTATTACGTCAGGCGAAGGATTAGCTAAGGTTGATCTTTCCGAATATAGTTTTAAAGAAAATACTTTGTTTGCTTTTTATCCATATCAGCCTTTTATGTTGGCTTCAGAAGGAGTTTTGACCGGAATTTCTATTCAGTTTCATCATGATTTTTTCTGCATATACAGAAATCACAAAGAGATCGCCGCAAATGGTATTTTGTTCAACAATATTTATCAGCAGCCTTTTATACTTCTAGATCAAAATAATAAACAAACGCTCCTAAATATCGTTAACGAAATTATCGCCGAATTGAAAATGGAAGCTTTGAGAAAAGATGAGGTTTTGGTTTCTTATCTCAAAATATTTTTAGTGCTTGCAACCCGAATAAAACTCGAGCAACAAACTATTAACAATGAAGTTCGCAATGACAAACAATTGCTTATTATCCAAAACTTAAGAAATGCAATTGAAGATAATTTCCGAACCAAACATTCTGCAAGTGAATATGCCGATATGCTTCATGTAACGCCTGTTGTGCTTGCACGAGCTGCAAAAAATCACTTCAACATGACACTTTCTGACTTGATAACCGAAAGAATCATTGTCGAAGCAAAAAGAGAACTATATCTCACAAACAAAACCGTAAAAGAGATTGCTTATGAACTTGGTTATGATGATGAGTATTATTTTAGCCGTGTATTCAAAGGCAAAACTGATATCTCACCACAATTATATCGAGACACAATAGGTTTTAACCGAGCAGCTTTGAGCTAGTTTCCGCTAATTAATTCTTCGGTTTATACTTCACATACATCATTGCAGCCATAAGCACAATAAATGCCGCAGTTGCATACAAAATACTTGGACTATAATAATAAATAGCCGCCGCCAACAACGGAATAAACACATTAATAGCCGACTGTAAACTTTGGTTTACACCCTGCAATTTCCCTTGTTTACTTTCTTCTACAGATTGCGATAATTTGCCATTGTATGTTGGATCAAATAAACCTTCGCCCGAAATAATACAGA is a window encoding:
- a CDS encoding nucleoside deaminase; translation: MQKEFQDYMHQCLDLAKTALAEGNPPVGAIIVLDKKVIGTGIESGKSTGDITNHAEIMAIRDALKNGFSDKLHLAKMYTTHEPCIMCSYMIRHHKIPEIVYGTSVPYVGGFTSKYNVLATEDVPKWGNKPKVIGDICTEECNALNAQFLELLNKS
- a CDS encoding helix-turn-helix transcriptional regulator, with the translated sequence MLSQSVYTLVNQQNGNLSFKVFEFDNSSYFDHIQRNNYFTLILITSGEGLAKVDLSEYSFKENTLFAFYPYQPFMLASEGVLTGISIQFHHDFFCIYRNHKEIAANGILFNNIYQQPFILLDQNNKQTLLNIVNEIIAELKMEALRKDEVLVSYLKIFLVLATRIKLEQQTINNEVRNDKQLLIIQNLRNAIEDNFRTKHSASEYADMLHVTPVVLARAAKNHFNMTLSDLITERIIVEAKRELYLTNKTVKEIAYELGYDDEYYFSRVFKGKTDISPQLYRDTIGFNRAALS
- a CDS encoding DsrE family protein; translation: MKKTAIIILSDPKVGSEEALGRVFNALASAYEFKHEGEDVKIIFQGAGIRWPEQLEKPEHPVHALYNEVKDHVHGLSKGCVAVFGTEISGYELLNDNEVPGTPGLPSFVNLRKEGYEILIF